Proteins encoded by one window of Arachis ipaensis cultivar K30076 chromosome B04, Araip1.1, whole genome shotgun sequence:
- the LOC107635330 gene encoding zinc-finger homeodomain protein 10: MDIAAQTTINNNNINNSSTTPTKSSPPTEEHETETPTRIIQNTTTTTTTTTIPNTPTPSKALTFSNGVLKRHQCREPEDPLISSAFEFHSQNRHHPPPPPPPPPHRSPNSASPPPISSAYYHHPSAAPHMLLALSGAGIAAPPESTAAPISAAAALASPRKRFRTKFSQEQKEKMHKFAERVGWKMQKRDDDLVQEFCSEVGVDRGVLKVWMHNNKNNLAKKESNGAAVTTINGGVGVLGSGGGSRSIIMEEDPNNNNNNNGNGVGVGVNGGANGSSSSS, translated from the coding sequence ATGGACATAGCAGCACaaacaacaatcaacaacaacaacatcaacaatagtAGCACTACTCCAACAAAATCATCACCACCAACTGAAGAACATGAAACTGAAACACCAACTAGGATTATTCAAAACaccactactactactactactacaacCATACCCAACACACCAACACCATCAAAGGCTTTAACTTTCTCAAATGGGGTCCTAAAACGCCACCAATGCCGTGAGCCAGAGGACCCGCTTATCTCCTCTGCCTTCGAGTTTCATTCACAAAACCGCCACCATCCTCCTCCACCGCCTCCTCCACCGCCTCACCGGAGCCCTAACTCGGCATCTCCGCCGCCGATCTCCTCCGCTTACTATCACCACCCGTCAGCAGCACCTCACATGCTACTTGCCCTCTCCGGCGCTGGCATCGCCGCGCCGCCGGAGAGCACCGCGGCACCAATTTCCGCCGCCGCAGCTTTAGCTTCTCCGAGGAAGAGGTTCAGGACGAAGTTCAGCCAGGAGCAGAAGGAGAAGATGCACAAGTTCGCAGAGCGTGTCGGGTGGAAGATGCAGAAGAGAGACGATGATTTGGTTCAAGAGTTCTGCAGCGAGGTTGGCGTTGATCGTGGTGTTCTCAAAGTCTGGATGCATAACAACAAGAACAATCTCGCAAAGAAAGAGAGTAATGGCGCTGCTGTTACCACCATTAACGGTGGTGTTGGTGTTCttggtagtggtggtggtagcAGAAGCATTATTATGGAGGAAGAtcctaataataacaacaacaacaatggtaatggtgttggtgttggtgttaatGGCGGTGCTaatggttcttcttcttcttcttaa